The window cttGCAACATAGTTTTTTTTCCAAGTTCTAAACAGCTTCTTTGTCTGGTGTATGTAAATTCTAAACAGCTTCTTTGTCTGGTGTATGTAAATTCTAAATAGCTTGTTTGTCTGGTGTGTGTAAATTCTAAATAGCTTCTTTGTCTGGTGTATGTAAATTCTAAACAGCTTCTTTGTCTGGTGTATGTAAATTCTAAATAGCTTGTTTGTCAGGTGTATGTAAATTCTAAACAGCTTCTTTGTCTGGTGTATGTAAATTCTAAACAGCTTCTTTGTCTGGTGTATGTAAATTCTAAACAGCTTGTTTGTCTGGTGTATGAGATAGAGAAGGATGGGAGAAGTTTCTGTCAGCCAGTCTATGTCACTCACTATGTAGACCTACCCAGACTTAGCACCTATACATTATCAACATTCCATACGCCATGCACACAGGTATAGAATGGAATGCTAGAAATCAATCAAGTAACAGTAGCATTTTGAAGGACAGACTGCTGACTTGTTAAAGGGCATGAAAAATTAAGCAGAATTTTAACTTATGCAAGTTTAAATGATATGTCTCCACAGTATATTGTATAAGTATACAGGTATAGAATGGGATGCTAGAAATCAATCAAGTAACAGTAACATTTTGAAGGATTGACTGCTGACTTGTTACTGGGCATGAGAAATTAAGCAGAACTTTAACTTATGCAAATTCAAATTATTCGTTTCCACAGTATATTGTATAAGCATCCGGAAAGAGCTAACAACTGATTTAATATTCTGAGctactttgttttgttgttatttataattgctggattattattttttttacttaccaaaagggttttgagtcaTTCCTGGTTGATTTGGATTTACTGGATAAGGAAGTGAAGGAGCAGAAGATGTGGCTGATGAAATAAACACAAGGTCATGGGAATATTTCAAACAGAAATATTTGATACAAATACAAACAGTGATTTAGGCTGTCACCTTAAAATGACTAGAGCATGTAATAAACAAAATGCCCTTCTTAAGTTGAAATGTaagaaatttagaaaaataGACTAAGCTATCATTCAGATATGAAGATATTTCAGGTAAATCttttaatgtaactatttaaagagacatctggagattctataataataagtcAGTTCAGTTTACTTTGTATGAATTACCAAACAACTAACATTTCTATGCATAACCTATACAGATGACTAGGTTACAAAACTTATAAATGAATGGCTAATAGGTATGGAATTGTAATTCAAAATTTGGAATCATGAAATAGGAAATCTATGTAAAATTATAAATGAtagataaaaaagaaatggcCTTTTTTCAGCATTTGAAAGAGGTTATAATTTCATGAACTTTACTTTTAGCTCAATATTCATTGACTCTTAAGACACAAACCAAGAACAGAAAATGGAAACATTAAATTTTCTTGAGAGATGTTTAAGAAGAACAGCAGACTAAAAATCAATGAAATGATGTAAGAAAATCTGACATCAGGATGATGGTTTGTGCCATAACAGTTGATAGGTTGAGGCCCAACAGAAAATAACTTGATTTTGTGACTAAATAATGGTATGGCAACCACTTAACCAGTCAGGTGCATATTCAGAAAGGCCAGACCAGAGTGAGACCCATAAGAAAGGGTGCATTAtgtcaagaaaacaaaactacaagGAGTAAAACTTGTGCATCATGAAAGCCTCACATTTAGCTACCTACAGAGTCCTGCTACAGTTCCAGGCACCACTGCTCTTTAGTACAGTGGAAGTACAAAGTAAACTTAAGTTAGGCCTAGGCTcatgttaaaataaatgttataccatgaacaattataattaTGACATGGAAAAAAGTTATTCAAAGATGCAAATAGAATCAAGAAATGAAATTGCAGTGATGAAAGAGATCAATTCAgacatatttttagtttcatgTTCTTTGGGAGATGGTACTTGTCTCACCCATAAAAAGTGTGTTAATCTCCTGGCATTAAAAACTCACTTTTTGTgagtatatttatgtttttatggTTATTTAggcatataatatttaaaaatgaatactgctataaaatatatttgatttgtgtaaaaaaaaaaaatgtttttgaacaaaatagaatttttgaaaatatatgattgaattttgtaaaatatataataaatataaagtgaacatttgtttgaaaatattaaaatataaaatttatcaAATGGACTTAAtactttctctcctaactgtcAATACCATCTTCAATTTGCACCTGTCATttcaataaaatcaaacatATTATTGTCCATGCTTTATAAGTTGTTTGTTTCGTTTTCTTTCCTCCCAAAAcgtttttaattgcttaaaatTTAATCTTAAGCCTTTAGCAAATCATTAGGATTTTTGTTCTTTGAACATGTTTGTCccaagaatgatttttttttaaaaacattacagaTTAAGTTGTCTGTACTCTCTTTAGATTACAGTtcggagaggggggggggggggatcgcaAGAGGACATGGGATAATGAGCTGTGAAAATTGTGAAAATATACATAAAcataatccatttttttttaattaatttggaTCATATCCCTAATATATTTCCTAGATATAGACTAGAGCAAGAGCTAGTAAGATCATCCTCTTTCTTATCAgtttccaatttttttaaatggaagtGACATGAATAATTAGCTCAAGATTTTCATTTTAAGTGTTTTATCATAAAACATTACCAATGtctaatctagatcaagatccaAGGACTTGTCCATTGTTAGTAAGTTTTAATCATCATCCAAATTacattaatgtttgattttaaaaacattaaattgtgttttataaaCAGAAGCTCATTCTATACAAAATAACATATTCTGATAACAGTTATTGAAGTAATTATAAAATGGTAGTGCACTAACTCCACCAGAAcatgaaaaataattacagagtgAAATAGTTAAGATTTGACATCATTAATCATATTTGTCAATTTAAAATGTGCTGGCACCTTGAtggcatttttgttttatttgtaaaagaaGTATTAGTATAAAAAGCATGGATTAAATTAGATGAAAAATTAGATTAGAAAATtagatgaaaaataaataaatattcattcACAAACTGAGATGTAAGAATTTATAagcatttaataaaattaagaaaCAATTTTGATTCAATATTAGCTTAAAGAGAGAAAAATTCAGAGGGTTAAAggttaaaataagaaaaaaaaaaagggtcaagTCCAACATAAGGAGCATGCAACAACATAAATAACAACAAGGGTTATCATGAGAAAAATGGTTTATGAAGCTACTATCGAACCATTACCAGGAGGATTTGGTGTGCTTGTGGCCCCTGAGGGTGCGGAGCCTCCTGCTGCTGCTGGTGTTGATGTCGGCACTTCTGGTGGGGGAGGACGTGGTGGGGGAGGACGAGCTGGCGCATTTCGTGGGGCTGGGATCGGAGGGGCATTAGAATTGTTATCTGTTGAAAGTATGAGGGGCATCAGCATAAAATGGAGTGAGAAATTAATGAAACTATCTATGATATCATTAGTTAAATATTTCAGAAGACAAatgaatatgaaaaaaaatgttatcactCAAGTCTatcaaaaatacaaataaaacaatagaaagaaacaacAGAACATCTCTAAGCACAACAAAatagaaatgttaaaaaaaaagaaacttcatcaaaacaaaaaatggtcTAGCAAATAATAAGAGAGAAAACAGAATTGATCAACTTGTATAGCTATTTGGTTAAATTCTATgtaaaatttagtaaaaaaaaaagtaaaagtatatTTAATGATAATTCTACTGCAGATTTAACTTTGATATAACAATATTGCATTGAACTTGGTTtaaggataataataataataaactggCATAGATAAGgaaccttaatttttttttttgggggggggggggggggggggggagttttgCATACTGCTTCTATTTCCAACATGATAGGACTtcctaaaataaaagttttactGGACATACAAACTATATTCATAGAGAAGAAATGGATGTGAGCATTCAAATAATAAATGGGAGTTAATGGCAGCtgagtttaactttttttttccccagccAACAGACTGTCAAGAAAACAGCTGCACTACAACTTTGATATACCAGTAAATACATTGTGAAATAATGGGAAGAATTTAAGAGTGCAAATACACTAGACTGTGTTCTGTACAATGGTGCCATCTGGTCAAGTCTATATGTCATGTAGAAGGTCAAGACATGCTGACATTTAAAagcacaagttttttttttgatacaGCGCAGCCCAAAGCTTACACcattaataacaatatttacacacacacacaacagtaaAAGAACAGTTTCAAACAAGCTAAcatctccacacacacacacaatttgtcTAATTATATGAGCATGTTCAACATGTACTGAGCAGAAATGTTTTATAACCTGATTGTCAGCCAATCCCAAACATAAATAAAACTGCCAAAATGGCATTTCATTTTACTTTCAATATATAAATGggtgaagaaaataaaaagtctataaaaaaaaataatcttataaAACAGTTTTGCTGGGATGCTTTTACAAAAATTagcttcttttgttttaaaataaaactacaatTTTCCTTCTAGTCTTCTAACAATactaatacaaaaaaagaaCTCAGACGTTAAGATGTGTAGCTAATGTCCTATAAGATGTGTAGCTAATGTCCTATCAATTATAAGCTCCTTCTcctctattttttttcagagCATAAAATTCCTTCATATATTTCTTGAtggaacaaataaaaatttcaaagaccaaataaaaaaagttgATCAACCAATTCATTTCATACTAAATTCATTATCAAATTTGGTTATTGAGCAAATATATTCAGCAATGGAAATAGAAAtctgagaattttaaaatgttactaataacaaaaagaaatgctaTGAGGGTCTAACATGGCACAacacaaataacaaaatcaAATGGTGGTTTACAGCTAGTGTACTGACCTTGCGGGGGACCTCCCTGATAGCGTGGGGTTATTGGCGGGGCCTGTGAAGGCGTGTTCACTATTGCCTTCTGGAGGTCAGCCATCAGTTCATCTTTCTCTGTCTTGCGTGCAAAGCAGAAGTCATTGATTTTAGTCTGCAACCTGACAAGCAATGGGGTCAGGTCGTTGTAGAACTGTGGTTAAACCAAAAGATGTTACTAAtagtgaaaattttttaaataacaataaataacaatCATAAAAAGGAGATAAGTGTATCTTGTTTATTTCAATCTATCGGAGCAAAGGAActaaagaaatgctaaaatgaAAGATGATATTGTCTAGCAACAAAACAGATcattatataagaaaaagtaaattatCTGATGTTTATAAATAATCACTGTATGTCACTAGAGATGACACGTGTATAGCACCAAActaataacattatttttaattaaatgtctataatttatttgtgtatttaattaataatatatcaaTTTAAACATCACTAATACAAAATTCTTTGTTAAACAGTTGAAATAATGGTCaataattgaaaaatatagaaaaacatttttgggATTGTCCAATGAATGAAATCCAAATTTTGTATCAAGACAACAGATGGATGTACTAACCTTGGTTCCTTCCTCGATGTTTGATTTTAACTCCATGAAACTGTCAAAACCAGCTGCAAGGTCTTTTAAAAGTGTCTCTCTCTGGGCAGCATTTTGGTTGGATGTTTTAGCATTACAAAACTCTGTGTTGGCattctgaaatatatatatatatagatctacttagcaAGCTCTTCAAAATGGGTAatgataaaaaagttttttttactttaactgttaaataactattgaaaaaaatgattataaattTTCAGTTTACATGTGTCCTCCAAAATTAACCTTACTTTAACTTACACAATTTCTATCTGACCAAGTGGCTCAAAATCTAACCTGTATTTGTGCTAGAACCATCTCCTGCCTGTGTATACTGTCAGACACCTGCTCCCTCAATGGTGAGTAGATTCTATCCAACTCTGCCTGAGAAATGGCCTCTTCATTGATCATGCCCTCGGAGGCAAGGGCAGCAAAAAATTTACTACCTACAAGGTAAGGTTTATGGCACTTTAAAttacacaatttttaaaaaacttgtctgtctgtctgtcttgtccaGTGTCTGAATGGCATAACCTGCTTGACTACCTAACAAAGGGGCTTGCCTTGTAATCCCCATGTTGAGcaggaatttttaaaattaggatTTGATaaagagctgagttgtgtttgttgaGCACCTAAAGGTAGCACAAAAATCTACTCCTAAAAGACCCAACATCTCCCCACAAAAGAAGTTGGTTGAAAGATCCACAATACAaaagctatgttgttgtttttttaaagttagtaaAAATATTAAGGCAGCCAAAAGATTTGAATGCATGTTAAAAAAGAGACTGGTGTTCTAAGTCACTCAGCCAAGCTTCCATAATGATATAAAAAACAACTGTGTATTATATCTTGAGagtgtgctgttttttttcctcaagcTTTTATCGAGACTACAAAAGCTTCACCActgattttatttgtattagccaaataaaaaaaatgtatgatacCCATTTCAACACAATtttttggtatttttaattAGGGAAAGATGAAATGTCTTTGTATACTAaaataatgtatacatttttgtttatagttCACCATAATGAAAAGTGGCAGAGTGAACTATGGTAGTGGTTGTATGCACCAAGTCTTAGTGTTAATGTGGCACACTGACTTTGATAATGACTGTTTTACACTATTTatttacctattttttttttttaaataaactccaACAAAAGTGTGTtactgtaaatattttttaatgaatattttattaactaaaTGTGATTATATGGTCAGTCAGTAGAGATCTTAGATGCTGAGCCAAATGTTCAAAGTTTAAATTTGGtaataagattaaaaaaaaaaacttcctgaTTCTACTTTGCTCCAAAGGTTACTTTACTGCTGTTTGCTGCTGACAATTTAATGCAAATTTGACCTACATAATTTATACTTAATTAAAATTGtctttaatttcttcattttaaaTCTCATAAATATTAACTGGAATTCTTTTTATGAAATGGAATCAAATGTTCAAAGATGTGGGAAGGTGGCAAAACTGCTAATAAAACCTAATGGTATATCTCTGCCAAAGCTTCTAATGTCACCTTGAGATTATTTAAGAAACTGAACATATTAGTATCAATTGGTAATGGTCAAAATCTTTCTCAAAATATACCCGTCACTTGTActcaaataaaaactattttgctCAGAACTAAAAAGAGAATACAAATTAATGTCTAAACTGATAAGTACAGAGCATTTAGGGAAAACTTGACTTACTCATGTCACATTTAGCATCTTTCACCTCCACTTCAATCACATCTCTTTCTGCTTTGATAGTATTTACCTGGGAAACAAGACATGGTCAAGCTATGATgtgaatcatttattttattactgtttttttttttttgtgcaatgCTAAATAATAGGAAGAGGCATggcggctgagcggtaaagctcttggcttcctaactggggtttgaatcctggtgaagagtgggatttttaatttcaggatctttgggcccctctgagtccacccagctctaatgggtatctgacattaattgggaaaaagtaaaggcggttggtcgttgtgctgaccacatgacaccctcgttaaccataggccacagaaacagatgatctttacatcatctatcctatagaccacaaggtctgaaagtggaactttttttaaaaaataatatgaaattaACAGCAAGGTGCTTTGGAGTATGATGACTACACTCAGTTGTAGAATGACTATTGTTCATCTTGCCAagcaaatgaaatgaaaacctGGACAATAGCTAGAGTGGGAACCTTGTCCTCCCAATTCTCTATATACAAAATATGctaacaaaaatctaaaaacaaaaaattactgaATACAAACACTaagtaaaataacatttttcaaTACACAATTTACCTGTTCTATAAGATCCCTTAACTTTTTGACCACTGCACTGTTCTGAAGAGACCCTGCAGCACTTGCAGCAGGCAATGCAGTTTCTAGTTCAGCCtatcaaaacaacaaaatgacATGAGCTATGTTAGTATTTTTcactaacactaaaaaaaaaagtatttccatAAGACAATGAGAAACTAACCTTTGGTTTAGATAACAGGGCAATAGCATTCTTGTGTGtgtcatatttatttttaactatgtGGTCAGCTTGGATGGCAGTGTCCAGTATATTTTTGTACTTCATGGCTTCATCTCTCATAGGCTTGGTCAGTGAAGCAGAGGGCGTCCTGGTCCACCTCTCCTTGAACTGTTCCCGAAGCTGTACATCAGACCTCTCTTCATCATCTAACGCTTTGATACTCTAATAAAAACATTCAACTCATCAgttataaattaatgaaacaaaataaaagagccttaaaatgaaataaagaagCTTAATAAGttgcaaaatttaaattttctaaaatttcaaAATTAGTTTATTTACATGATTGTTTTAGGGCTGATGATAAACATCAGTAGTCTTCTTTAACTGAAGTGTCGTTGCATAAAGCAAATTGCTGTGTGATgtcaatacataaaaaaaaatgctttgtcTTGATAAAGACATAAGAAAACAATATTCATTGAAATTTTAGGGATTTGAAAGAGAAAGCCTACAATTTAGACTAAAGAGAAAGCCTAAAATTTTGACTatctgaaaaacatttttttactattttcagCTTAGGAAGCAAATTTTGGTCTATAACAAAACTTCAGTAATGATGAAATTCTTTGTGGAAAGTATGATAGTTCTCTttatttaatgcatttaaagCCTAATGACGATCATAAAGTGATTATAACAGTGATAAGATTTTCTCAGAAAATTATGCTCATGGGTTCAGTTAGATGATAAGACATTACTGTATTGCCTCTAGGTCTCAACCAGGCCATGAAACACAAGTTAGAAATATCTGGTTTAATGTTTAATATGATCTGTTTAGTACCTCATCGAGAATTTCTCTGTTCCTTGTGAGTAACTCTGGTAAATCACTCATGAGTTTGTCTAGCTTGGTCAGACCTCCCAGTTCTTGAATCTGTTGAGCCTTCTCCAAAACTGATTGAGGAACTCTCTCCCCAGACAAGTCTTCAAGAGCAGCAGGCAAGTTCAAAGATGCTAGAACACTGAAATCAAGGGAAACGATCACTTTCAGCAAAAGTCAAAGACTTTTTCTAAATTTGAATTACTTTCAATTACTTGTGATTGTCTGTGCAACTTTCAACCACTAAATCATTCACTATAAACTTATTACAGTTCACTAAATCCATAACTGAtgacatttctttgttttgaatgatattcatttttaaattaaggaaaaaaaaatcattatcttCAGTCTCCAATCTTCACTAACCTGTTCATCATCTCTGTAGCATTCCTAAGCCTACCAACTTCCATGCTGACTATCTGTGACTTGCGGTTCTCAAAGGCTGTCAGAGCCTCATGGACAGGAAGTGGTACAATTTTCTCAAATAGATCTGAAACAGGAAAACTTGCACTTCAAGACTtcatgtaagaaaaaaatcacAAGTAAATAATGActtagatttgaaaaaaaaacaaaaaaaaaaaaaaaaactcataagAGTTGAGATTTTCAAGGATATCAGGAATTCAAAATAAGTGATTGTTTAAGTAAGGCCACATATATCCATCATaagccatttttatttttaatttctctaATTTCTTACTTTTATCAGATGAAAACATTTGCatctacaaaaacaaattagtgtTAAGAGACGCACTAAGGAagattagattttaaaatttaaccaaaaacTATCTGGACTGTAATACAATACTGAGAATTtgaatataaaacaacaactcgGAAATAACCTAATGGTAGATATGACTAGACTACAACATAAGACAACAGCAAACTAAACCAAAGTTATTTATACATTCCAACAATGTTACACAAGATGTATAAAAAGTATCAACAAATTCATCACCATTTGTGATTGGAATTCATCTAGCATTTTCTAGTGTTTAAAGTTTGAGCCATCATTAACTTACCAGTGAATTTTGTACTCATAGGCTGTGCCACTGGGGCAGCTTTGGCCACCACAGCCTTGCCAATAGGCTGCAGTGTTTTCAAGTCTGGTATTTTATCATGATATATGAAGTTATTGTCTTTGGTGGCTGTATCTAATGCTCTCTGGATTTTTGCTTGCTCTGCTTTGAAATTGAAAGTGGCACCACCTCTGTTCTGAGAAGCTGCTAACAATTCCTGTGCATGCtgtgtagataaaataaaatgaacaggtttatataatttgaaaacataatagtgtatagtaatttttttttgtctttgtgtattgttttttttaaataaaatatccaATTTGAACAGATTCGATTATTAAACAAGTATTAATTCTATGTTCTTGctgaaattgtttaaaattgtatactACGTTATTTCAAACTGCTTATATCTACACAGTTTAGATTCTAGACAATTTTTTTCCAAGCTTTAGATAAGTGTTAGCTAAAAAGTATATAATGTAAGTGATCTTGGGATATATATGAAGGATTTCAAGATCATACAATCACACATGAAAGTGGTTGAATTGAggcatctttttttattttttattgtttttgttttttattacaatttgtattttaaaaatatgaaatataagAACTTGAAACAGATTTAggttaattaaaatttttggggtagaatttaaattattaaaaaaaaaaaagatcctaaGACAAAAACCATGTTTTGTTGGCTTACCTGCAGTCTGGCAATCTCTTCACCATAACTCTTGGTCTGTTGTGCTACAATGCTTTGATAAAACTCAGCCATGGCATGGAATCCTGCTTGCTTCATAACAACAGTGGGCAACCAATCCTATGGAAGCAGGGAAACAATATTATGACTAGTTCAAAggtattacaaatatatttcacaCCACACTTCATAACAGGAGTGCACAGAATAATTAACAGAACCCTTTATGTTCAGGTAATCGCATTCATTCTATGCatttcagaaacaaaaaaaaatgtaacatttattGATCCCAGTTGTTTTATGATAAATTACCTTTGGCCATAAGTCTCTGATGGATCCTAACTGCATCAATTTCATAGCATCAGAATACAGCTCTGATGTCTGATAAGCTAATTTAGCTATCATGGCTTCCTTCATTTTGTCTgtagaaaagttaaaaaaaataattttagtgaaaCTTTTAAGATTATCTTTCTATAAtaactatcttttttatttaattagtgTTGGGAACCATTTCACTGTGTCTTGTGTAGAGTGTTGGCTAGGCTAAAGCGGAGATAACATCAAAGAACAAGTACAAGTAGAGCACAGGTGAGGTCCAACCATCAATGAGTTGataatgagtgtgtgtgtgatccaGAACATTTAATGCATTAAGAAAGAGAATTCCTCCACTGTTGGTACTGTCACTACAAAATAACAAAGTCCCAAAAATACTCAATGAAAATCTTGACTGCCTTCTTCCTAAGTACTATACTGTACATACGTACAGTagacaaaatacaataataacaactagagagaaggatcctagcaatggaattgaaatACTACAGacagatcctaggtatcacatactAAGACCACATCCCAAACGAAGAGATtaaaaacaggattaatacTGCAATTGGACCCCAGAATGACTtggtaaaagttcccctttcagaccttgcaatctatagggcagatgaagttaaaatcaaagaatggatgggccagtcattgaaagagattctaaccaaggcaaaagacaacagaaatggaaaaagaaggtCAACAGATAATGCGTGGTGCCTCAACAGTCCAACACACTAAgggataagtgaaagtgaataatagaacaagaaagtaaaaaatctgtcactttCGCCACTGTACTAGTAAAAAATCTCTCACTTTAGCCACTGTACTAAGTCAAGCAGTGCTGGGATACAATGCAAATGAAAGCAAACAACCTATTGTGAGTTGTTTACAATTCTGAGTAGGCTACAGCATctcattttataattaaaaatacttcTACTGAataaattttgaagaaattctGCAAAAAAGCAAAGAtcctaaaaattattttttccatAAATTTCTTATGAAAAAATGCCAAGGAGATTTTcagcatatattttatttcctacatgaataattttttttaatattattactttAATCCACTCATTACTcatacatttagtcttttttttaatattattattttaatccaCTCATTACTcatacatttagtcttttttttaatattattactttAATCCACTCATTACTcatacatttagtctttttttttaatattattattttaatccaCTCATTACTCATACATTTAGTCTTTTAATAACCTTACCTTGAGTTGCCTTTCTATAAATAGCCTCTTGAGCTTGTGCAAGCATTAGAGAACTCAGAGCACTCAGTGTGTCAGGATTTAAATCTGGTGTAGGATCTTGTTGTACATGAGACAGAACTATATCTTTCAAGTGTCCATAAATTCCGCAAGCTTGCTTTAATATAAAAAGGATATTAGGGtcacaaacaaaaattattatgcTAAATCTTCAGAATGAAAGACATTGctattattataattgtttTCTAATGCCTGTAATGCaattattattgcttttaatTCAGCTGGAAAGTTATAACAGTAGTCTTCACAAGCTGTTTAATTTGGttgtgattattttttttactttctgctCATTGGTGTGTTCATAAGttaacaaccttttttttccacCACCAGGTACAATAGAGATCAGGCTATGTAaccttttacaaagcttatatcaattcactctgtctgtctggtaaaaagtttctacacgttatttctcccacacccaatttgggattaagctgaaaatttgcacaattatttttttttatctgaaaacacaagaataaattttttaaaataaccgATTAGTTAAtaagctattggtaattaattaaaattatgttgtttggtatctcgaacaagggaaagatattgtatttgactgaagaagtggtataagctgaattagtcccctttataggtcatcgacgagtcttagtgaacacaaacatgaataCAAGATAATAGAAAcaattctattttcataagtgttggcttgagaagcatgACTTGAAATT of the Biomphalaria glabrata chromosome 11, xgBioGlab47.1, whole genome shotgun sequence genome contains:
- the LOC106067781 gene encoding programmed cell death 6-interacting protein-like isoform X1; protein product: MAALISVPLKKTYEVDLVKPLRTFIQNTFTQANSDDYNQALSEFNKLRNTMITKSVDKHESALEVLYRYYDQLVAIENKLPIAENQIRVQFKWRDAFDEGSFLSGKRTLAIASAAYEKVCLLFNIASLQSQIAAAQNQENNDGLKLTVKLFQQACGIYGHLKDIVLSHVQQDPTPDLNPDTLSALSSLMLAQAQEAIYRKATQDKMKEAMIAKLAYQTSELYSDAMKLMQLGSIRDLWPKDWLPTVVMKQAGFHAMAEFYQSIVAQQTKSYGEEIARLQHAQELLAASQNRGGATFNFKAEQAKIQRALDTATKDNNFIYHDKIPDLKTLQPIGKAVVAKAAPVAQPMSTKFTDLFEKIVPLPVHEALTAFENRKSQIVSMEVGRLRNATEMMNSVLASLNLPAALEDLSGERVPQSVLEKAQQIQELGGLTKLDKLMSDLPELLTRNREILDESIKALDDEERSDVQLREQFKERWTRTPSASLTKPMRDEAMKYKNILDTAIQADHIVKNKYDTHKNAIALLSKPKAELETALPAASAAGSLQNSAVVKKLRDLIEQVNTIKAERDVIEVEVKDAKCDMSSKFFAALASEGMINEEAISQAELDRIYSPLREQVSDSIHRQEMVLAQIQNANTEFCNAKTSNQNAAQRETLLKDLAAGFDSFMELKSNIEEGTKFYNDLTPLLVRLQTKINDFCFARKTEKDELMADLQKAIVNTPSQAPPITPRYQGGPPQDNNSNAPPIPAPRNAPARPPPPRPPPPEVPTSTPAAAGGSAPSGATSTPNPPATSSAPSLPYPVNPNQPGMTQNPFGQPGNFPGGNWQAPYPPQPGQGYPMPQMPAGYNPYNPYMGYPAQNAYPQQGQNPPGYAPPYGQPYPYPQQQPPQAGYPYPGYPGQQYR
- the LOC106067781 gene encoding programmed cell death 6-interacting protein-like isoform X2, translated to MAALISVPLKKTYEVDLVKPLRTFIQNTFTQANSDDYNQALSEFNKLRNTMITKSVDKHESALEVLYRYYDQLVAIENKLPIAENQIRVQFKWRDAFDEGSFLSGKRTLAIASAAYEKVCLLFNIASLQSQIAAAQNQENNDGLKLTVKLFQQACGIYGHLKDIVLSHVQQDPTPDLNPDTLSALSSLMLAQAQEAIYRKATQDKMKEAMIAKLAYQTSELYSDAMKLMQLGSIRDLWPKDWLPTVVMKQAGFHAMAEFYQSIVAQQTKSYGEEIARLQHAQELLAASQNRGGATFNFKAEQAKIQRALDTATKDNNFIYHDKIPDLKTLQPIGKAVVAKAAPVAQPMSTKFTDLFEKIVPLPVHEALTAFENRKSQIVSMEVGRLRNATEMMNSVLASLNLPAALEDLSGERVPQSVLEKAQQIQELGGLTKLDKLMSDLPELLTRNREILDESIKALDDEERSDVQLREQFKERWTRTPSASLTKPMRDEAMKYKNILDTAIQADHIVKNKYDTHKNAIALLSKPKAELETALPAASAAGSLQNSAVVKKLRDLIEQVNTIKAERDVIEVEVKDAKCDMSSKFFAALASEGMINEEAISQAELDRIYSPLREQVSDSIHRQEMVLAQIQNANTEFCNAKTSNQNAAQRETLLKDLAAGFDSFMELKSNIEEGTKFYNDLTPLLVRLQTKINDFCFARKTEKDELMADLQKAIVNTPSQAPPITPRYQGGPPQATSSAPSLPYPVNPNQPGMTQNPFGQPGNFPGGNWQAPYPPQPGQGYPMPQMPAGYNPYNPYMGYPAQNAYPQQGQNPPGYAPPYGQPYPYPQQQPPQAGYPYPGYPGQQYR